Proteins from a single region of Shinella zoogloeoides:
- the sufB gene encoding Fe-S cluster assembly protein SufB, protein MPAVQETIDQVRQIDVDQYKYGFETKIEMDKAPKGLSEDIIRFISAKKNEPDWMLEWRLDAYRRWLTMEEPTWARVDYPKIDFNDLYYYAAPKNQSGPKSLDEVDPELLKTYEKLGIPLREQEILAGVEKSKIAVDAVFDSVSVVTTFKEELKKAGVIFMSISEAIREYPDLVKKYLGSVVPATDNFYATLNTAVFTDGSFVFVPKGVRCPMELSTYFRINEKNTGQFERTLIIAEEGAYVSYLEGCTAPQRDENQLHAAVVELVALDDAEIKYSTVQNWYPGDKEGKGGIYNFVTKRGDCRGKNSKISWTQVETGSAITWKYPSCILRGDGSRGEFYSIAVSNGHQQIDSGTKMIHLGKNTSSRIVSKGISAGFSNNTYRGQVSAHRKAENARNFTQCDSLLIGDKCGAHTVPYIEAKNATAQFEHEATTSKISEDQLFYCLQRGIPTEAAIALIVNGFVKEVIQELPMEFAVEAQKLIGISLEGSVG, encoded by the coding sequence ATGCCTGCGGTGCAGGAAACGATCGATCAGGTCCGTCAGATTGACGTCGACCAGTACAAATACGGCTTCGAGACGAAGATCGAGATGGACAAGGCCCCGAAGGGTCTTTCCGAGGATATCATCCGCTTCATCTCCGCCAAGAAGAACGAGCCGGACTGGATGCTCGAATGGCGTCTCGACGCCTATCGCCGCTGGCTCACCATGGAGGAGCCAACCTGGGCGCGCGTCGACTATCCGAAGATCGACTTCAACGATCTCTATTACTATGCCGCTCCGAAGAACCAGAGCGGCCCGAAGTCGCTCGACGAGGTCGATCCGGAGCTTTTGAAGACCTATGAGAAGCTGGGCATTCCGCTGCGCGAGCAGGAAATCCTCGCCGGCGTCGAAAAGTCCAAGATCGCCGTCGATGCCGTCTTCGACTCGGTCTCTGTTGTCACGACCTTCAAGGAAGAACTGAAGAAGGCCGGCGTGATCTTCATGTCGATCTCCGAGGCCATCCGCGAATATCCCGACCTCGTGAAGAAGTATCTCGGCTCCGTCGTTCCGGCGACCGACAATTTCTACGCCACGCTGAACACGGCCGTCTTCACCGACGGTTCCTTCGTCTTCGTGCCGAAGGGCGTTCGCTGCCCCATGGAACTGTCCACCTACTTCCGTATCAACGAGAAGAACACCGGCCAGTTCGAGCGCACGCTGATCATCGCGGAAGAGGGCGCCTACGTGTCCTACCTCGAGGGCTGCACCGCGCCGCAGCGTGACGAGAACCAGCTTCACGCCGCCGTGGTCGAACTCGTTGCGCTCGACGATGCCGAAATCAAGTATTCCACCGTCCAGAACTGGTATCCGGGCGACAAGGAAGGCAAGGGCGGCATCTACAACTTCGTGACGAAGCGCGGCGATTGCCGCGGCAAGAACTCGAAGATTTCGTGGACGCAGGTCGAGACCGGCTCGGCGATCACCTGGAAGTATCCCTCGTGCATCCTGCGCGGCGACGGTTCGCGCGGCGAGTTCTACTCGATCGCCGTTTCCAACGGCCATCAGCAGATCGACAGCGGCACGAAGATGATCCATCTCGGCAAGAACACGTCGAGCCGTATTGTCTCCAAGGGTATTTCCGCCGGCTTTTCCAACAACACCTATCGCGGTCAGGTCTCGGCCCACCGCAAGGCGGAGAACGCGCGCAACTTTACCCAGTGCGACTCGCTTCTGATCGGCGACAAGTGCGGTGCGCATACCGTGCCCTATATCGAGGCGAAGAACGCGACCGCCCAGTTCGAACACGAGGCGACTACCTCGAAGATTTCCGAAGACCAGCTCTTCTACTGCCTGCAGCGCGGCATCCCGACCGAAGCGGCGATCGCGCTGATCGTCAACGGCTTCGTCAAGGAAGTCATTCAGGAGCTGCCGATGGAATTCGCCGTCGAGGCGCAGAAGCTGATCGGCATCTCGCTGGAAGGCTCGGTCGGCTGA
- the sufA gene encoding Fe-S cluster assembly scaffold SufA, with protein sequence MAFAVMILTDAAANRVKAIVDNAGGDAKGIRVGIKKGGCAGMEYSVDLVTEPNAKDDLIELNGARVWVAPEAVLYLLGTQMDFEVTTLRSGFTFHNPNQTSACGCGESVELKPADLAALAAAGQPTVRA encoded by the coding sequence ATGGCCTTTGCCGTCATGATACTGACCGATGCGGCGGCGAACCGCGTCAAGGCGATCGTCGACAATGCCGGCGGCGATGCCAAGGGCATCCGCGTCGGCATCAAGAAGGGCGGTTGCGCCGGAATGGAATATTCCGTCGATCTCGTGACCGAACCCAACGCCAAGGACGACCTGATCGAGCTGAACGGCGCGCGCGTCTGGGTTGCCCCCGAGGCCGTGCTCTATCTTCTCGGCACGCAGATGGATTTCGAGGTGACGACCCTGCGTTCCGGCTTCACCTTCCATAACCCGAACCAGACATCCGCCTGCGGCTGCGGTGAATCGGTCGAGCTGAAGCCTGCGGACCTTGCGGCGCTGGCCGCCGCCGGCCAGCCGACGGTGCGCGCCTGA
- a CDS encoding PAS domain S-box protein, with the protein MTGFAEVLYENLPFPVLIVDAQARVVSHNVAAARTFGWSRDGRKPLALAVIDGGDPAALLVRHASEGRENAHAFAFRHENGSVFEASSHVIALPDAPDGARYALLLRSLLSGGSHGEQILLGQRIAAALDTMTEGFAIFDAAERLVMFNRSYKERCGPARDAVRVGATLESITRANIRVGMFPGLVEGTPEAEAMVQSRLQSHRNTGSGGAVFEFGKDRWIRGESHVAETGDIVAMRVDISELKRAEAALEARRREYFSLLQILPDMILRFDRNLVIRFANDKFAGRVGLRAEEVIGRNLAEFARNPEQRALLAQVTRYTREEPVRSQEVCSEGPNGEENWVLWTAVAIFDEEGVAEVVTVGRDITQAKRQQRQVEAQTNELRRKNEALDQFTATVSHDLKAPLRHLSMFAEMISEDLHRGEFEELPHYADHVRKSAARMRRIIDSLLEFSQIAYRIATPKPVALSGVVRDALALLEGHVEESGGHVDIQPLPEVLGDHELLKRLAQNLIGNALKYCRPGEAPCVRVYSRQGLRGVDLVVEDDGIGIDPQHVGRIFEVFQRLHRDETVYQGTGVGLALARRIVESHNGVIALDTSYAPGARFVVTFPQPMKPKGSDRGGLA; encoded by the coding sequence ATGACCGGCTTTGCCGAGGTACTTTACGAGAACCTGCCTTTTCCCGTTCTCATCGTGGATGCTCAAGCCCGTGTCGTTTCCCATAACGTGGCCGCCGCCCGTACCTTCGGCTGGAGCCGCGATGGCCGCAAACCGCTTGCCCTTGCGGTGATCGACGGCGGGGATCCCGCCGCGCTCCTTGTCCGCCATGCCTCGGAAGGGCGGGAAAATGCCCATGCCTTCGCCTTCCGGCATGAAAATGGCTCGGTCTTCGAGGCGAGTTCCCACGTCATCGCCCTGCCGGATGCGCCGGATGGCGCGCGCTATGCCCTCCTGCTGCGCAGCCTCCTGAGCGGTGGCAGCCATGGTGAGCAGATTCTGCTCGGCCAGCGCATCGCCGCCGCCCTCGATACGATGACGGAGGGCTTTGCGATCTTCGATGCGGCGGAGCGTCTCGTGATGTTCAACCGCTCCTACAAGGAGCGCTGCGGCCCGGCGCGCGATGCCGTGCGCGTCGGCGCGACGCTGGAAAGCATCACGCGCGCGAATATCCGCGTCGGCATGTTTCCCGGCCTCGTGGAGGGCACGCCCGAAGCCGAGGCGATGGTGCAGTCGCGCCTTCAAAGCCACCGGAACACCGGCAGCGGCGGCGCTGTCTTCGAGTTTGGCAAGGATCGCTGGATCCGCGGGGAGAGCCACGTCGCCGAGACCGGCGATATCGTCGCGATGCGCGTCGACATATCGGAACTGAAGCGGGCGGAGGCGGCGCTGGAGGCGAGGCGGCGCGAATATTTCTCCCTGCTGCAAATCCTGCCCGACATGATCCTGCGCTTCGACAGGAACCTCGTCATCCGTTTCGCCAACGACAAGTTCGCCGGCCGCGTCGGCCTGCGCGCGGAGGAGGTGATCGGGCGAAATCTAGCCGAATTCGCCCGTAACCCCGAGCAGCGGGCGCTGCTCGCCCAGGTGACGCGCTACACGCGCGAGGAGCCGGTGCGCTCGCAGGAAGTCTGCAGCGAGGGGCCGAACGGCGAGGAGAACTGGGTGTTGTGGACGGCCGTGGCGATCTTCGACGAGGAGGGTGTCGCCGAGGTGGTCACTGTCGGGCGCGATATAACGCAGGCCAAGCGCCAGCAGCGGCAGGTGGAGGCGCAGACAAACGAGCTGCGCCGCAAGAACGAGGCGCTGGACCAGTTCACCGCCACGGTCTCGCATGACCTGAAGGCCCCGCTTCGCCACCTTTCCATGTTCGCGGAGATGATCTCCGAGGACCTTCATCGCGGCGAGTTCGAGGAGCTGCCGCACTATGCCGATCATGTGCGCAAGAGCGCGGCCCGCATGCGCCGCATCATCGATAGCCTGCTGGAGTTCTCGCAGATCGCCTATCGCATCGCCACGCCGAAGCCCGTCGCGCTCTCCGGCGTGGTGCGCGATGCGCTGGCGCTGCTGGAGGGGCATGTTGAGGAAAGCGGCGGGCATGTGGATATCCAGCCGCTGCCCGAGGTGCTGGGCGATCATGAGCTCTTGAAGCGGCTGGCGCAGAACCTCATCGGCAATGCGCTGAAATATTGCCGGCCGGGCGAGGCGCCCTGCGTGCGCGTCTATTCCCGGCAGGGGCTGCGGGGCGTCGATCTCGTCGTGGAAGATGACGGGATCGGCATCGATCCGCAGCATGTCGGGCGGATCTTCGAGGTCTTCCAGCGGCTTCATCGTGACGAGACGGTCTATCAGGGCACTGGTGTCGGCCTGGCGCTGGCGCGGCGGATCGTCGAGAGCCATAATGGCGTTATAGCGCTTGACACGAGCTATGCTCCGGGCGCACGCTTCGTGGTAACGTTTCCGCAACCCATGAAGCCGAAGGGAAGCGATCGTGGCGGGCTCGCCTAG
- a CDS encoding response regulator, which translates to MAGSPRKLIVVDDDPVDVRFVMRAFSDAGSPVEIVHVADADIASDRLDREAFDYILLDINMPGTSGMDLLKRLRARARTAVTPVIMLSSSASMVDVSRAYENGANAYAVKPSTRSGYREFAEGFTRFWVDVAVSP; encoded by the coding sequence GTGGCGGGCTCGCCTAGAAAGCTGATCGTGGTCGATGACGACCCCGTGGATGTGCGTTTCGTGATGCGCGCCTTCAGCGATGCCGGCAGCCCCGTCGAGATCGTCCATGTCGCGGATGCGGATATCGCCAGCGACCGGCTGGACCGCGAAGCCTTCGATTATATCCTGCTCGATATCAACATGCCCGGCACCAGCGGCATGGATCTCCTGAAGCGCCTGCGCGCCCGGGCGCGCACGGCCGTTACGCCGGTCATCATGCTGTCGTCGTCGGCAAGTATGGTCGATGTCAGCCGAGCCTATGAAAACGGCGCCAATGCCTATGCCGTGAAACCCTCCACGCGCAGCGGCTATCGCGAATTCGCCGAGGGCTTTACCCGCTTCTGGGTGGACGTCGCCGTCTCGCCCTGA
- the sufC gene encoding Fe-S cluster assembly ATPase SufC: MLEIKNLHARIAEDGTEIIRGLNLTVKAGEVAAIMGPNGSGKSTLSYILSGREDYEVTEGDILYNGESILELDPAERASKGIFLAFQYPVEIPGVATMQFLKVAMNEQRKARGEDELTTPDFMRRVKEASAELKIAPEMLRRPLNVGFSGGEKKRAEILQMSLLEPKLCVLDETDSGLDIDALKIVADGVNALRSPDRAVIVITHYQRLLDYIVPDTVHVLYKGQVIKSGDKTLAHELEANGYADIIDAAA, translated from the coding sequence ATGCTTGAAATCAAGAACCTGCACGCCCGCATCGCCGAAGACGGCACCGAGATCATCCGCGGCCTGAACCTCACCGTGAAGGCCGGCGAAGTCGCCGCCATCATGGGCCCGAACGGCTCCGGCAAGTCGACGCTCTCCTACATCCTCTCCGGCCGCGAGGACTATGAAGTCACCGAGGGCGACATCCTCTATAACGGCGAGAGCATTCTGGAACTCGATCCGGCCGAGCGTGCTTCCAAGGGCATCTTCCTCGCCTTCCAGTACCCGGTCGAAATCCCGGGCGTCGCCACCATGCAGTTCCTCAAGGTCGCGATGAACGAGCAGCGCAAGGCGCGCGGCGAGGACGAGCTGACGACGCCGGACTTCATGCGCCGCGTCAAGGAAGCCTCGGCCGAACTGAAGATCGCGCCCGAAATGCTGCGCCGTCCGTTGAATGTCGGCTTCTCCGGCGGTGAGAAGAAGCGTGCAGAGATCCTGCAGATGTCGCTGCTGGAACCGAAGCTGTGCGTTCTCGACGAGACCGATTCCGGCCTCGACATCGACGCCCTGAAGATCGTCGCCGATGGCGTCAACGCGCTGCGTTCGCCGGACCGCGCCGTCATCGTCATCACGCATTACCAGCGCCTGCTCGACTACATCGTGCCGGATACGGTCCACGTTCTCTACAAGGGCCAGGTCATCAAGTCCGGCGACAAGACGCTGGCGCACGAGCTGGAAGCCAACGGTTATGCCGACATCATCGATGCTGCCGCCTGA
- a CDS encoding cysteine desulfurase, translating to MEHAPALAYDVEAIRKDFPILSKTVYGKPLVYLDNGASAQKPQVVIDAVAHAYSNEYANVHRGLHFLSNAATDAYEAAREKVRRFLNASSVDEVIFTKSSTEAINTVAYGYGMPKIGEGDEIVLSIMEHHSNIVPWHFIRERQGAKLVWAPVDETGAFQIEEFEKCLTERTKLIAITHMSNALGTIVPVKEVCRIARERGIPVLVDGSQGAVHMPVDVRDIDCDWYVMTGHKLYGPSGIGVLYGKMDRLKEMRPFQGGGEMIVEVSEDIVTYNDPPHRFEAGTPPIVQAIGLGYALDYMEKIGRAAISAHEADLRDYAHERLSAINSLRIFGTAPGKGSIFSFELEGIHAHDVSMVIDRAGVAVRAGTHCAQPLLKRFGVTSTCRASFGLYNTRAEVDALADALDHARKFFA from the coding sequence ATGGAACACGCACCCGCACTGGCCTACGACGTCGAGGCGATCCGCAAGGATTTCCCCATCCTGTCGAAAACGGTCTATGGCAAGCCGCTGGTCTATCTCGACAACGGCGCTTCGGCGCAGAAGCCGCAGGTGGTGATCGACGCGGTCGCGCATGCCTATTCGAACGAATATGCCAATGTGCATCGCGGCCTCCACTTCCTGTCGAATGCTGCGACGGACGCCTATGAGGCGGCGCGCGAAAAGGTGCGCCGTTTCCTGAACGCCTCGTCGGTCGACGAGGTGATCTTCACGAAGTCCTCGACCGAGGCGATCAATACCGTCGCCTACGGCTATGGCATGCCGAAGATCGGCGAGGGCGACGAGATCGTCCTTTCGATCATGGAGCACCATTCCAACATCGTGCCGTGGCATTTCATCCGCGAGCGGCAGGGCGCCAAACTCGTCTGGGCGCCCGTCGATGAAACCGGCGCGTTCCAGATCGAAGAATTCGAAAAGTGCCTGACGGAGCGCACCAAGCTCATCGCCATCACGCATATGTCGAATGCGCTCGGCACCATCGTTCCGGTCAAGGAAGTCTGCCGCATCGCCCGCGAGCGCGGCATTCCGGTGCTGGTGGACGGTTCGCAGGGCGCTGTGCATATGCCGGTCGACGTGCGCGACATCGATTGCGACTGGTACGTGATGACCGGCCACAAGCTGTACGGCCCCTCGGGCATCGGCGTGCTCTATGGCAAGATGGACCGACTGAAAGAGATGCGTCCGTTCCAGGGCGGCGGCGAGATGATCGTCGAGGTGAGCGAGGATATCGTCACCTATAACGACCCGCCGCACCGTTTCGAGGCCGGCACGCCGCCCATCGTGCAGGCGATCGGCCTCGGCTATGCGCTGGACTATATGGAAAAGATCGGCCGTGCGGCGATCTCGGCCCATGAAGCCGATTTGCGCGACTATGCCCATGAGCGGCTGTCGGCGATCAATTCGCTGCGCATCTTCGGCACCGCGCCGGGTAAAGGATCCATCTTCTCCTTCGAGCTGGAAGGCATCCATGCCCATGACGTGTCGATGGTCATCGACCGGGCAGGGGTCGCGGTGCGCGCCGGCACCCATTGCGCCCAGCCGCTCTTGAAACGCTTCGGCGTCACCTCCACATGCCGGGCATCGTTCGGCCTCTACAATACGCGCGCTGAGGTCGATGCATTGGCCGATGCGCTCGACCATGCCCGCAAGTTTTTCGCCTAG
- the sufD gene encoding Fe-S cluster assembly protein SufD — translation MNMQTGMKLSVAETALCEAYDNAIGDLPGDGAVLAARDTLISDFKAAGLPTRRVEAWHYTDLKALLRAVPAFDPAASVAKVGPLVEGSAVLSVANGLADARATAQGVTVRAFKDALADGAAAAGLAARDGDDAIGRINGAFVRDGFVLDVPAGTELEAPLEIQTVQNAGQTHTRFPATFGAHTKATVIERHVAGGESAAFVTTVSDITLADGAEITWIILQTQGAADTHLGQIRITLGTDAKLRLYVVNAGGKLVRQEIHVVVSGEGSDLALRGINLLGGETHNDVTFTVVHDVPNTTSSEVIRNVIFDRARGVFQGQIRVAPDAQKTDAKMSCNTLLLSDEADFSAKPELEIFADDVQCGHGATVIDIDHTQLYYLMARGIPENKARAMLVNAFVAEIVEELEDEPLVEALEGIIAAWLEKHA, via the coding sequence ATGAACATGCAGACAGGCATGAAGCTTTCGGTCGCCGAAACCGCGCTTTGCGAAGCCTATGACAACGCCATCGGCGACCTGCCGGGCGACGGCGCGGTTCTGGCCGCCCGCGATACGCTGATCAGCGACTTCAAGGCCGCCGGCCTTCCGACGCGCCGCGTGGAAGCCTGGCACTATACGGACCTCAAGGCGCTGCTGCGCGCCGTTCCGGCCTTCGACCCTGCGGCTTCGGTCGCCAAGGTCGGTCCGCTGGTCGAGGGCTCGGCCGTGCTTTCGGTCGCCAACGGCCTTGCCGACGCCCGTGCGACGGCCCAGGGCGTGACGGTTCGCGCCTTCAAGGATGCGCTGGCGGACGGTGCCGCCGCTGCCGGCCTTGCCGCCCGTGACGGCGACGACGCCATCGGCCGCATCAACGGCGCTTTCGTGCGCGACGGTTTCGTGCTCGACGTGCCGGCCGGCACGGAGCTGGAAGCCCCGCTCGAAATCCAGACGGTGCAGAATGCCGGCCAGACGCATACGCGCTTCCCGGCGACCTTCGGCGCCCATACGAAGGCGACCGTCATCGAGCGCCATGTGGCCGGCGGCGAGAGCGCCGCTTTCGTGACGACGGTCAGCGATATCACGCTTGCCGACGGCGCGGAGATCACCTGGATCATCCTGCAGACGCAGGGCGCGGCGGATACGCATCTCGGCCAGATCCGCATCACGCTCGGCACCGACGCGAAGCTTCGCCTCTATGTGGTCAATGCCGGCGGCAAGCTCGTGCGGCAGGAAATCCATGTGGTCGTTTCAGGCGAGGGCTCGGACCTGGCGCTGCGTGGCATCAACCTGCTCGGCGGCGAGACGCACAATGACGTGACCTTCACGGTCGTCCATGACGTGCCCAACACGACGTCGAGCGAAGTCATCCGCAACGTGATCTTCGATCGCGCGCGCGGCGTCTTCCAGGGCCAGATCCGCGTTGCGCCGGATGCGCAGAAGACCGACGCCAAGATGTCGTGCAACACGCTGCTGCTCTCCGACGAAGCCGACTTCTCCGCCAAGCCGGAGCTGGAAATCTTCGCCGACGACGTGCAGTGCGGCCACGGCGCGACCGTGATCGATATCGACCATACGCAGCTCTATTACCTGATGGCGCGCGGCATCCCGGAAAACAAGGCGCGCGCCATGCTGGTCAACGCCTTCGTCGCCGAGATCGTCGAAGAGCTGGAAGACGAGCCGCTGGTCGAAGCGCTGGAAGGCATCATCGCCGCCTGGCTGGAAAAGCACGCCTAG
- a CDS encoding alpha/beta hydrolase, translated as MPEIIFNGPAGRLEGRYQPSKQKNAPIAIVLHPHPQFGGTMNNQIVYQLFYMFQKRGFTTLRFNFRGIGRSQGEFDHGAGELSDAASALDWVQSLHPDSKSCWVAGYSFGAWIGMQLLMRRPEIEGFMSIAPQPNIYDFSFLAPCPSSGLIINGDADKVAPEKDVNGLVEKLKTQKGILITHKTVPGANHFFNGQTETLMAECEDYLDRRLAGELTPEPAAKRIR; from the coding sequence ATGCCCGAAATCATCTTCAACGGACCCGCCGGTCGCCTTGAGGGCCGTTACCAGCCGTCCAAGCAGAAGAACGCCCCGATCGCCATCGTGCTGCATCCGCATCCGCAGTTCGGCGGCACGATGAACAACCAGATCGTATACCAGCTCTTCTACATGTTCCAGAAGCGCGGTTTCACGACGCTGCGCTTCAACTTCCGCGGCATCGGCCGCAGCCAGGGCGAATTCGACCACGGCGCAGGCGAACTCTCCGACGCCGCCTCGGCGCTCGACTGGGTGCAGAGCCTGCATCCCGATTCCAAGAGCTGCTGGGTCGCCGGTTACTCCTTCGGCGCGTGGATCGGCATGCAGCTTCTGATGCGCCGTCCGGAGATCGAGGGCTTCATGTCGATTGCCCCGCAGCCGAATATCTACGACTTCTCGTTCCTCGCTCCCTGCCCGTCCTCCGGCCTCATCATCAACGGCGATGCCGACAAGGTCGCGCCGGAGAAGGACGTCAACGGCCTCGTCGAGAAGCTAAAAACGCAGAAGGGCATCCTTATCACGCATAAAACCGTGCCGGGCGCCAACCACTTCTTCAACGGCCAGACCGAAACGCTGATGGCGGAATGCGAGGATTATCTCGACCGACGCCTCGCCGGCGAGCTGACGCCGGAACCAGCCGCCAAGCGCATCCGCTAA
- a CDS encoding cysteine desulfurase family protein, with product MTKTERTYLDWNATAPLLAAAREAVVAALDMVGNPSSVHGEGRALRMLVEAARRDIAALVNAVPAHVIFTSGATEAANLVLTPDYRMGRTPLAIGHLYVSEIEHPAVREGGRFMRENVTTVPVTRAGIVDIEALETLLQGHDKARGLPMVAVMLANNETGIVQPVKAVAEIVRRHGGFVVVDAVQAVGRMPVDIEALDADFLIISSHKLGGPKGAGALVSRGEVLMPAALIRGGGQEKGHRSGTENPAALAGFAAAARAAVAGLVERNARIAGLRDALEAGMRLAANDIVIHGAEGERIANTSFFSLPGLKSETGQIAFDLEGIALSAGSACSSGKVGQSHVLTAMGFDAALGGLRVSLGPGSVQADVDRFLAAFSRVVSRRRLTGSAA from the coding sequence ATGACGAAGACGGAGCGCACATATCTCGACTGGAACGCCACCGCGCCCCTGCTGGCTGCGGCGCGCGAGGCCGTCGTTGCGGCTCTGGATATGGTCGGCAACCCGTCTTCCGTGCACGGCGAGGGCCGGGCGCTGCGCATGCTGGTGGAAGCCGCGCGGCGTGACATCGCCGCGCTCGTCAATGCCGTGCCCGCCCATGTCATCTTCACCAGCGGTGCGACCGAGGCGGCGAACCTCGTTCTGACGCCCGATTACCGGATGGGCCGCACGCCGCTTGCCATCGGCCATCTCTATGTCTCCGAGATCGAGCATCCGGCCGTCCGCGAGGGCGGGCGTTTCATGCGCGAGAATGTGACGACCGTTCCGGTCACGCGCGCCGGTATTGTCGATATCGAGGCGTTGGAAACGCTGTTGCAGGGACACGACAAAGCCAGGGGCCTGCCCATGGTCGCGGTCATGCTCGCCAATAACGAGACGGGTATCGTGCAGCCGGTGAAAGCCGTCGCCGAGATCGTGCGTCGCCATGGCGGCTTCGTCGTCGTGGATGCGGTACAGGCCGTCGGCCGTATGCCGGTCGATATCGAGGCGCTGGACGCCGACTTCCTGATCATCTCCTCGCACAAGCTTGGCGGTCCCAAGGGCGCGGGCGCGCTTGTCTCGCGCGGTGAGGTGCTGATGCCCGCGGCGCTGATCCGTGGCGGCGGACAGGAGAAGGGGCATCGCTCCGGTACGGAGAACCCGGCCGCGCTCGCCGGCTTCGCCGCTGCCGCGCGTGCGGCAGTCGCCGGCCTCGTTGAGCGTAATGCCCGGATCGCTGGCCTGCGTGATGCGCTTGAGGCGGGCATGCGGCTTGCGGCAAACGACATCGTCATCCACGGGGCGGAGGGCGAGCGCATCGCCAATACGTCCTTCTTCAGCCTTCCGGGCCTCAAGTCCGAGACGGGGCAGATCGCCTTCGATCTTGAAGGCATCGCGCTTTCGGCGGGTTCCGCCTGCTCTTCCGGCAAGGTCGGCCAGAGCCATGTGCTGACGGCCATGGGGTTCGATGCCGCGCTGGGCGGGCTTCGCGTTTCGCTCGGGCCGGGTTCGGTGCAGGCGGATGTGGACCGATTTCTGGCGGCTTTCTCGCGCGTCGTCTCGCGGCGGCGGCTGACCGGGAGCGCGGCCTGA
- a CDS encoding SUF system Fe-S cluster assembly protein, translated as MSLDATQDKIDVRDGIVHSAIPADELARLSDDVISALKTVYDPEIPADIFELGLIYKIDIEDDRMVKIDMTLTAPGCPVAGEMPGWVENAVGAVEGVSGVEVRMTFDPPWTPDRMSEEAQVAVGWY; from the coding sequence ATGTCCCTTGATGCAACGCAAGACAAGATCGACGTCCGCGACGGCATCGTTCATTCGGCGATCCCGGCCGATGAGCTGGCGCGTCTCAGCGACGACGTCATTTCCGCCCTGAAGACGGTCTACGACCCGGAAATCCCGGCCGACATCTTCGAGCTCGGCCTGATCTACAAGATCGACATCGAAGACGACCGCATGGTCAAGATCGACATGACGCTGACCGCGCCGGGTTGCCCCGTTGCCGGCGAGATGCCGGGCTGGGTGGAAAATGCCGTGGGCGCCGTGGAAGGCGTGTCCGGCGTCGAGGTCAGGATGACCTTCGATCCGCCGTGGACGCCGGACCGCATGTCGGAAGAGGCGCAGGTCGCCGTCGGCTGGTATTGA